The bacterium genome includes a region encoding these proteins:
- a CDS encoding 4-hydroxybenzoate octaprenyltransferase translates to MTEAFSSALPVRLKTWGSFVKFSHTVFALPFALGMGVVCSKTTNVSIGQILWIVWCVIAARTSAMAFNRIADQKWDALNPRTSNRELPSGAIKRNEALLLWFLAGIGFLFGSWQLGSHCFILAPIVLAIVCGYSLIKRFSRFSHFFLGFALACAPGGVWFALIGSLTYEPLVLMAAVLFWVAGFDIIYSCQDAQFDRSVGLFSIPSAMGIGSALRIARIAHVISWVLLIIFGMAAELHSPYYILMGVFGVFLLRQNMIIHEKTLHRADNVFFTQNGLASITFLIATLVESLLS, encoded by the coding sequence ATGACTGAAGCATTTTCCTCTGCCCTACCCGTGCGGCTAAAAACATGGGGCAGTTTTGTAAAGTTCTCGCACACGGTGTTCGCTTTGCCGTTTGCTTTGGGGATGGGGGTGGTTTGTTCCAAGACAACGAATGTCTCCATCGGGCAAATCTTATGGATTGTATGGTGTGTAATAGCAGCTCGAACATCTGCAATGGCCTTTAATCGAATAGCAGATCAAAAATGGGATGCTCTTAATCCAAGAACCTCGAATCGAGAGCTGCCCTCAGGTGCGATCAAGAGAAATGAAGCTCTGCTGCTCTGGTTCTTAGCTGGCATCGGCTTTCTTTTTGGCTCTTGGCAGCTCGGAAGCCATTGTTTCATTCTTGCTCCGATCGTACTCGCCATTGTCTGCGGGTATTCATTGATTAAACGGTTTAGCAGATTCAGCCACTTTTTCTTAGGCTTCGCACTTGCATGTGCTCCTGGTGGTGTTTGGTTTGCTCTGATAGGGAGCCTGACATACGAGCCACTCGTTTTGATGGCAGCCGTGCTGTTTTGGGTGGCGGGATTTGATATTATTTATTCCTGTCAAGATGCACAGTTTGATCGTTCTGTCGGACTTTTTTCGATTCCTTCTGCGATGGGAATAGGATCCGCTCTCCGTATCGCTAGGATCGCTCATGTAATTTCTTGGGTCTTACTCATTATTTTCGGAATGGCAGCTGAATTGCACTCTCCATACTACATTTTGATGGGTGTGTTTGGAGTTTTTTTACTTCGGCAAAATATGATTATTCATGAAAAAACATTACATAGAGCGGATAATGTCTTTTTCACTCAGAATGGTCTCGCAAGCATCACTTTTTTAATCGCAACTCTTGTTGAGAGCCTGCTATCCTAG
- a CDS encoding UbiX family flavin prenyltransferase has protein sequence MPYALTLIDHLEQCCDEVHVVFSEAAFRVLHEEQNVKLKSSRLSAETLIGRPSDQIFFYDNKDIGAAIASGSFLTEGMVIVPCSMGTLGAVANGLCQNLIHRAADVVLKEGRRLVIVPRETPLSSLHLENMLRLSKMQTRIVPAMPGFYQRPECIQDLVDMMVMKILDQMGLHRELVPRWGRDKGDDKDSGGRRTLSSSKSLNLVSLPSTHD, from the coding sequence ATGCCATACGCCCTTACCTTGATTGATCATCTTGAGCAGTGTTGTGACGAGGTGCACGTAGTCTTTTCCGAAGCAGCTTTCAGGGTTCTGCATGAAGAGCAGAATGTAAAGTTAAAGTCATCTCGGCTCTCTGCTGAAACGCTGATTGGAAGACCCAGTGATCAGATCTTCTTTTATGACAATAAAGATATTGGTGCAGCAATCGCTTCAGGGTCCTTCTTGACGGAGGGCATGGTTATAGTTCCCTGTTCGATGGGGACCTTGGGAGCTGTGGCAAATGGGTTGTGTCAAAATCTGATTCATCGAGCAGCGGATGTAGTTCTGAAGGAAGGAAGGCGCTTGGTAATCGTTCCGAGGGAAACGCCTCTTTCCTCACTGCACTTGGAAAATATGTTGCGACTCTCCAAGATGCAAACCCGGATCGTTCCAGCGATGCCAGGGTTCTATCAGCGTCCGGAGTGTATCCAGGATCTCGTGGATATGATGGTGATGAAAATCCTCGATCAAATGGGTCTGCACCGAGAGCTCGTTCCTCGGTGGGGCCGAGATAAGGGTGATGACAAGGATTCTGGGGGTCGGCGTACGTTGAGCAGTAGTAAATCTTTGAATCTGGTCTCTTTACCATCAACTCATGACTGA
- a CDS encoding ubiquinone/menaquinone biosynthesis methyltransferase, producing the protein MGNEQVKIQVVGQDVQDMFGSIATRYDVANSCLSLGIHKWWRKKLAKQWRQFPVDGPVLDLCSGTGDVLFELENSFPMCIGADFCLPMLEQGKKRRSRSLFLQADAQCLPFSDETFALLTVSFGVRNIENLQLGLQEMYRVLKPGGHLLIMEFGQPKNKIWNALFSFYSFQVMPLLGGLLTGNRAAYEYLPRTSRHFPCEAEFVAELERAHFQRCSSQSLTGGVAYIYHGQKEAVSC; encoded by the coding sequence ATGGGAAATGAGCAAGTGAAAATACAAGTAGTTGGTCAGGACGTACAGGATATGTTTGGCTCGATAGCGACTCGATACGATGTTGCTAATTCTTGCTTGAGTCTTGGCATTCACAAATGGTGGAGAAAGAAACTCGCGAAGCAGTGGAGGCAGTTCCCTGTTGATGGGCCGGTTCTCGATCTTTGTAGTGGTACGGGCGATGTGCTCTTTGAGTTGGAAAATAGCTTTCCAATGTGTATCGGAGCTGACTTCTGTCTTCCTATGTTAGAACAAGGGAAGAAGAGGCGGAGTAGGAGTTTATTCCTTCAGGCTGATGCCCAGTGCCTTCCTTTTTCAGACGAAACCTTTGCTCTTCTCACGGTCTCATTTGGAGTGAGGAATATAGAAAATTTGCAGCTTGGATTACAGGAAATGTATCGGGTGCTCAAGCCCGGGGGACATCTCCTTATCATGGAATTTGGTCAGCCTAAAAATAAAATATGGAATGCTCTTTTTTCCTTCTACAGTTTCCAAGTCATGCCCTTGTTAGGAGGCTTGCTGACTGGGAATAGGGCAGCCTATGAATATCTTCCGAGAACAAGTAGACATTTCCCCTGTGAGGCTGAGTTTGTTGCGGAGCTGGAAAGAGCGCACTTTCAACGTTGCTCATCACAGTCGCTTACAGGTGGCGTGGCCTACATTTACCATGGCCAGAAAGAGGCCGTATCTTGTTGA
- the mqnE gene encoding aminofutalosine synthase MqnE, with translation MQFSEIRRKILNDQLPLNAEEGVWLYSSATLLQLGQLANEIREKLHGDRTYYNWNLHLNSTNVCKSDCLFCSFARLKTGMPQAYTMDLHTAKRWITERYRPGMTEIHIVNGNNPDLPFEYYCELLKMIRAEFPKLHIKAFTAVEIHHFHEQFGLSYESIIQSLIAAGLGSLPGGGAEIFSARVRKKICRDKASAEQWLEVHRTAHRLGLRSNCTMLYGTVERPQEIVEHLIQLRTLQEETGGFQTFIPLAFHNEGNRMERLPAPTGSDDLRIMALSRILLNNIPHIKAYWVMLGIKTAQIAQHFGANDFDGTVTEEKIYHMAGSDSPQKLTIEDIQRIIVSTNRIPIERDTLYREVQGEQDSGTQLATRHCA, from the coding sequence ATGCAATTTTCAGAAATACGTCGGAAAATACTTAATGATCAATTGCCCCTGAATGCTGAAGAAGGAGTATGGCTTTACTCATCTGCAACTCTTCTCCAGCTAGGCCAATTAGCAAACGAAATTCGAGAAAAATTACATGGAGATAGAACGTATTACAATTGGAATCTCCATCTAAACTCGACAAATGTATGTAAATCAGACTGTCTATTCTGTTCTTTTGCCAGACTAAAAACGGGAATGCCACAGGCATATACCATGGATCTTCACACTGCCAAGCGATGGATTACAGAACGGTATCGGCCGGGAATGACAGAGATTCACATTGTTAATGGAAATAATCCTGATCTTCCATTTGAATACTATTGTGAACTCCTAAAAATGATCAGAGCAGAATTTCCTAAACTGCATATTAAGGCGTTCACTGCCGTCGAAATTCACCATTTTCATGAACAATTCGGCTTATCCTACGAAAGTATAATACAGAGCCTTATCGCTGCCGGGCTTGGCTCTCTCCCAGGGGGAGGTGCTGAGATTTTTTCTGCGAGAGTACGAAAAAAGATCTGTCGCGACAAAGCATCTGCGGAACAGTGGCTAGAAGTTCATCGCACCGCTCATCGCCTCGGACTGCGGTCAAACTGTACGATGCTTTATGGGACAGTCGAACGGCCACAAGAGATTGTTGAGCACTTGATTCAGCTGCGAACACTTCAAGAAGAAACAGGAGGTTTTCAGACCTTCATTCCCCTTGCTTTTCATAATGAGGGAAACCGAATGGAACGTTTACCCGCTCCTACTGGTAGTGATGATCTCCGAATAATGGCCTTAAGTCGGATCCTTCTCAACAACATCCCGCATATTAAGGCTTACTGGGTTATGCTGGGTATTAAGACCGCACAAATTGCCCAACACTTTGGAGCGAATGACTTTGATGGAACCGTAACGGAAGAAAAAATCTATCACATGGCAGGCTCAGACTCTCCTCAGAAACTCACCATAGAGGATATTCAGAGAATAATCGTTAGCACAAATCGGATTCCCATCGAACGAGACACCCTCTATCGAGAGGTTCAAGGGGAACAGGATTCTGGGACACAACTCGCTACGAGACATTGTGCCTAA
- a CDS encoding glycine--tRNA ligase: MFQSSEIYGGLKSAYDYGPLGVELKRNISNCWWESMVHAREDVVGLDAAIFMHPRVWKASGHLAEFSDPLVDCLNCGGRFRADKAPTLPPESPVTFRAGGKSDGDELQGTVSDRGYICPLCNCPNLSAERQFNLMFRTSIGPVDPLDKAIKKIVHGRMNAKEIRKTVEEALQPSAIYLRPETAQAIFVQYQNVQQSLGMKIPFGIAQIGKAFRNEIITEKFIFRTCEFEQMELEFFVEPGTEGDWLDYWSKARMQWWQTFANSTENFRLRPHEADELAHYASACYDIEYAYPWGWDELEGIASRTDYDLRKHSEESGSKLHFFDQQKEDPETGKPGYRYIPYVIEPSAGLTRGLLVYLLDAYTEEGGKDADGNDKIRKVLKLHPRLAPIKAAILPLVKKEGLPERAEKLSLEFFQSGINARFDAQQSIGKRYAKHDEIGTPFCITVDHQTLEDETVTIRDRDSTEQQRISASQAVQFVLDGLKK, from the coding sequence ATATTTCAGAGTAGTGAGATTTATGGGGGACTAAAAAGTGCCTACGACTACGGCCCATTAGGAGTTGAGCTTAAGCGAAATATTTCGAACTGCTGGTGGGAGTCGATGGTTCATGCCCGAGAAGATGTTGTTGGGCTTGATGCTGCTATCTTCATGCATCCAAGGGTCTGGAAGGCAAGTGGTCACTTGGCGGAATTCTCTGACCCCTTAGTAGACTGCTTGAACTGCGGCGGTCGTTTCCGCGCTGACAAAGCTCCGACACTGCCTCCTGAATCTCCTGTAACTTTCCGAGCAGGCGGGAAGTCCGACGGCGATGAGCTTCAAGGAACGGTCAGTGACCGCGGATATATCTGTCCTCTCTGTAATTGTCCGAACCTTTCGGCCGAACGTCAATTCAATCTTATGTTTCGTACGTCTATTGGACCAGTAGATCCGCTAGATAAAGCAATAAAGAAAATTGTGCATGGACGAATGAATGCCAAGGAGATTCGAAAGACGGTTGAAGAAGCCCTGCAACCATCAGCAATTTACCTGCGCCCAGAGACCGCCCAGGCAATATTTGTTCAATATCAGAATGTACAACAGAGCTTGGGAATGAAGATTCCATTTGGGATCGCACAAATAGGAAAAGCTTTTCGGAATGAGATTATCACTGAGAAGTTTATTTTTCGAACCTGTGAATTTGAGCAGATGGAGCTTGAGTTCTTCGTAGAACCTGGCACTGAAGGCGACTGGCTTGACTACTGGTCAAAAGCTCGCATGCAATGGTGGCAAACATTTGCTAATTCAACTGAGAATTTTCGCCTGAGACCGCATGAAGCTGATGAGCTGGCTCATTATGCCTCAGCTTGCTATGACATCGAATATGCTTATCCGTGGGGCTGGGATGAGCTGGAAGGCATCGCATCACGAACAGACTATGACCTTCGAAAACACTCAGAAGAATCTGGCAGCAAGTTGCACTTCTTTGATCAGCAAAAAGAGGACCCTGAAACAGGTAAACCAGGATATCGGTATATCCCATATGTTATTGAGCCTTCTGCTGGTTTAACGAGAGGACTCCTCGTGTATCTCCTCGATGCGTATACGGAAGAAGGAGGCAAAGATGCCGATGGAAATGATAAGATTCGAAAGGTTCTGAAGCTTCACCCAAGGCTTGCACCGATCAAAGCCGCAATTCTCCCTCTTGTAAAAAAGGAAGGGCTGCCAGAAAGAGCAGAGAAACTTTCGTTAGAGTTCTTTCAGTCGGGAATCAACGCACGCTTTGATGCCCAACAGTCTATTGGAAAACGATACGCAAAACACGATGAGATCGGCACACCCTTTTGCATCACTGTTGATCACCAAACACTAGAAGATGAGACAGTCACTATCCGAGATAGAGACTCGACCGAGCAACAGAGAATATCGGCGAGTCAAGCGGTACAGTTTGTTTTAGACGGCCTTAAGAAGTAA
- a CDS encoding tetratricopeptide repeat protein, producing the protein MLRHQRKTNHALSPQIQYSPIAILETAQPLRRTPLKFSNVRMPCLWKHSIFAPAFSVFCNVLSVFFVITMLGITPVDFALAAPQTEDVKTDVPSSHISQKSAELNERGAALAQEANFQEAEELLRQAVSLDSQNLSAIFNLGSVLIQVGKLREATTLLEKHSNLAKNDAGLFARLGDAYFTQKEIKKAKTAYERALELDNSLPKVPARLGTVYSLGNDLTKAIELYLVAIEQEPENIEYLSNLVNLYLATNQPQKAVSSAKRALQLQPSPQLYVSLGSAYELQKEWKNSLIAFQRAKDLGESGSDIQEKIEILKKKVERT; encoded by the coding sequence ATGCTCAGACACCAACGTAAAACGAATCATGCTCTGTCCCCTCAAATTCAGTATTCCCCAATAGCAATTCTTGAGACTGCCCAACCTCTAAGACGAACACCCCTGAAATTCAGCAACGTACGCATGCCGTGCCTATGGAAGCACTCAATCTTCGCTCCTGCTTTTTCTGTGTTCTGTAATGTTCTCTCCGTCTTTTTCGTCATCACCATGCTTGGCATCACTCCAGTAGATTTTGCTCTCGCTGCTCCACAAACCGAGGACGTCAAAACTGACGTACCCAGTTCGCACATCTCGCAAAAGTCGGCTGAACTGAACGAGCGTGGAGCTGCGCTAGCGCAAGAAGCGAACTTTCAAGAAGCAGAAGAACTTCTTCGCCAAGCGGTCTCACTGGATTCTCAGAATCTGTCGGCTATCTTTAACCTTGGCAGCGTCCTTATCCAAGTCGGCAAACTGAGGGAAGCGACTACTCTCTTGGAGAAGCATTCAAATCTTGCAAAGAACGACGCGGGACTGTTCGCGAGACTAGGAGACGCCTACTTCACTCAAAAAGAGATAAAAAAAGCAAAGACGGCATACGAGCGTGCGCTCGAACTCGACAACTCACTCCCTAAAGTCCCTGCGCGCCTCGGGACTGTCTATTCCCTCGGTAACGATCTGACCAAGGCTATTGAGCTGTATTTAGTAGCGATAGAGCAGGAACCTGAAAATATTGAATACCTGTCAAATTTGGTCAATCTTTATCTTGCTACGAATCAACCCCAAAAAGCAGTCAGTAGCGCTAAAAGAGCTCTACAATTACAACCATCGCCGCAACTCTATGTATCTCTCGGGTCTGCGTATGAACTTCAAAAGGAGTGGAAAAATTCACTTATTGCATTTCAGCGGGCAAAAGATCTTGGTGAATCAGGTTCTGACATCCAAGAAAAGATCGAGATTTTGAAAAAGAAAGTTGAAAGGACATGA
- the selD gene encoding selenide, water dikinase SelD, producing MIKKAYHALLEKDLLLVGAGHAHCLALRMLGMKPLPSVRVTIVSDSCYAPYSGMLPSLIARRIPFSDAHIDVPRLADWAGAVFIQGDVSRINPDKKEVELSSGRILRGDIISLNVGVHSPVFNAGHDAETLCSVKPVQQFMRWLAVMEEEKKGQIFQLAIIGGGVAAIELALALDTRFEGKAQIICLERSDSFLRELPQRARASVLNVLRMRGIQTRTHFEVKQITDRIITSTDGESLSCCKVISAAGASLPEWLVRSGLAISPRGFLDVENTLQSASHPDIFALGDIADIRGMERPKSGIFAVRQARPFVLNLRRKLRKKSLKSIYLQKRFLKIIGTDKEEALFVRGTLSFIGRWPRVLKDIIDGRFIRQFHRLPIMNRGVFGSVFSRKGSEEMYCKGCGGKVGREQLCINLQAPLSDSSRISVKGNQELVQSVDFFTPFTKDPYSNAQFAFHHAAADLLVEKVKPQNAHALLMLPRAVEDVEERLLEQFMSGSRLAAQQYGSLIVGGHSAVGDSELTGFEVSAIREKVPQALCDVGASFDIIISRRVGLGTLLAGYARGFGSGCTLELMKKELLQSQLKLLPILQEKSVLFATDVTGFGLLGHLLNKIAKLPVHVTLLPDHIPLYPGVRTLCQIGIRSSLYQSNLQSILSQHTTLEAVRRYPWLIDPQTTGPILFGIASDNTKATLHKMRKSGFPFARVIGQIEGSQNGFRLSLAPHFSVNERV from the coding sequence ATGATAAAGAAAGCTTATCACGCTCTTTTGGAAAAAGATCTCCTGCTCGTAGGTGCGGGTCACGCTCATTGTTTGGCTCTTCGAATGTTGGGGATGAAGCCATTGCCGTCGGTCAGGGTTACGATTGTTTCAGACTCTTGCTATGCGCCCTACAGCGGAATGTTGCCATCTCTTATCGCGAGAAGGATTCCGTTCTCTGATGCTCATATTGATGTTCCACGGTTGGCTGACTGGGCAGGTGCTGTGTTTATACAAGGTGATGTTTCCAGAATTAATCCTGATAAAAAAGAAGTTGAGCTATCTTCTGGTAGAATATTACGTGGAGACATCATCAGCTTGAATGTTGGAGTTCATTCACCCGTATTTAATGCAGGGCACGATGCTGAGACGCTTTGTAGTGTTAAGCCTGTTCAGCAATTTATGCGCTGGCTTGCAGTAATGGAGGAAGAGAAGAAGGGGCAGATTTTCCAGTTAGCCATAATAGGAGGTGGAGTAGCTGCTATTGAGTTAGCTCTAGCATTGGATACGCGTTTTGAAGGGAAAGCTCAAATTATTTGCCTAGAGCGAAGTGATAGTTTTTTACGAGAGTTGCCGCAGCGTGCGCGGGCCAGCGTGTTGAATGTCTTACGTATGAGAGGTATTCAAACGAGGACTCACTTCGAGGTCAAACAGATTACAGATAGAATCATTACATCCACTGATGGCGAGAGTCTTTCCTGTTGTAAGGTTATTTCAGCAGCAGGAGCATCTCTGCCGGAATGGCTAGTCCGTAGTGGTTTAGCTATTTCCCCCCGCGGATTTCTTGATGTTGAAAATACGCTTCAAAGCGCGTCTCACCCAGATATATTCGCCTTGGGTGATATCGCGGACATAAGAGGTATGGAAAGACCCAAGTCGGGTATTTTTGCAGTTCGCCAAGCAAGACCATTCGTACTGAACCTGAGAAGGAAGCTCAGGAAAAAATCTCTGAAGTCGATTTATCTTCAAAAAAGGTTTTTGAAAATTATTGGGACAGACAAAGAGGAAGCTCTCTTTGTGAGGGGAACGCTCTCTTTTATAGGGCGATGGCCACGAGTGTTAAAAGATATAATTGATGGTCGATTTATACGTCAATTCCATCGCTTACCGATTATGAACCGAGGGGTGTTCGGATCGGTTTTCAGTCGCAAGGGTTCAGAAGAGATGTATTGCAAGGGTTGTGGCGGAAAAGTCGGAAGAGAGCAATTATGCATAAATCTTCAAGCACCGCTTTCAGACTCTTCTCGGATATCAGTGAAAGGGAATCAAGAGCTTGTTCAGAGTGTAGACTTTTTTACACCCTTTACCAAGGATCCTTACTCGAATGCACAATTCGCATTCCATCATGCTGCGGCAGACCTACTCGTAGAAAAGGTTAAACCTCAAAATGCGCATGCCCTGTTAATGCTTCCACGAGCGGTTGAAGATGTCGAGGAGAGATTGCTCGAGCAATTTATGTCCGGGAGTAGGTTGGCTGCCCAGCAGTACGGAAGTCTGATTGTGGGTGGGCATAGTGCTGTGGGAGACTCTGAGCTTACTGGTTTTGAGGTAAGTGCTATACGAGAGAAAGTCCCGCAAGCGCTTTGTGACGTGGGTGCGTCCTTTGACATCATCATCAGTAGAAGAGTCGGTCTTGGTACGTTACTAGCAGGTTATGCAAGAGGCTTCGGATCGGGTTGTACTCTTGAGCTCATGAAGAAAGAGCTTTTGCAGAGTCAGTTGAAACTTCTCCCTATTCTTCAAGAAAAATCAGTCCTATTTGCTACGGACGTTACTGGTTTTGGCTTGCTGGGGCATTTACTCAACAAAATTGCCAAACTCCCAGTACATGTAACGCTGCTTCCCGATCATATTCCCCTCTATCCAGGGGTCCGAACACTTTGCCAAATTGGGATAAGAAGTTCGTTATATCAATCGAATTTGCAGAGTATCCTAAGCCAGCATACAACGCTTGAAGCAGTTCGTCGCTATCCTTGGCTAATTGATCCTCAAACAACAGGGCCAATTCTTTTTGGTATTGCGTCCGATAATACAAAGGCAACGCTTCATAAGATGAGAAAATCAGGTTTTCCATTTGCAAGAGTTATTGGTCAGATAGAGGGTAGTCAGAATGGCTTTCGCCTATCCCTAGCACCTCATTTCTCAGTAAATGAACGCGTCTGA